The proteins below come from a single Bacteroidales bacterium genomic window:
- the rimO gene encoding 30S ribosomal protein S12 methylthiotransferase RimO yields the protein MSEQRRKKNLSISIVTMGCPKNLVDSEKLAYLLEKENFKVAHEKKQADVFIINTCGFIQSARQESIETILEIRHRNPGAFIAAVGCMSQLYKDEILQHFPEVDAVYGVEEYDALLADITSQTHYRFNDVTDRMLSTPSFYAYLKISEGCNRSCSFCTIPAIRGKLKSFPLEMLVREAKQLAQKGVKEIIVVSQDTVSYGYDLEAKSMLIELLRSISEIEGIEWIRLMYLYPSGITKSLIEEIATNQKIVKYFDIPFQHSEDRVLMAMQRNTTRLQLEKLFGHIRERIPEAVIRGTVMVGFPQERTKEFDQLVKFIEKYQLERVAVFPFSLEEKSPIYKKINIIHTPSSSTIKRRYNLLTQFLDEFLIKSNSKFIGQTVAAIIESFDKTERLIVGRTCYDAPEIDFDMVIESSSPFHFKIGQISKIIIDHVNFYRFYACFKKN from the coding sequence ATGTCTGAACAACGAAGAAAGAAAAATCTTTCGATAAGTATTGTTACCATGGGATGTCCCAAAAATCTGGTGGACAGTGAAAAACTTGCTTATTTATTAGAAAAGGAGAATTTTAAAGTAGCTCATGAAAAAAAACAAGCTGATGTTTTCATAATTAATACATGCGGTTTTATTCAATCGGCTAGGCAGGAATCAATTGAAACTATTCTTGAGATTAGGCATCGTAATCCTGGAGCATTTATTGCAGCTGTTGGTTGCATGAGTCAACTGTACAAAGATGAAATATTGCAACATTTTCCAGAAGTTGATGCTGTATATGGAGTGGAAGAATATGATGCATTACTTGCTGATATAACTTCACAAACTCATTATCGTTTTAATGATGTAACGGATCGAATGTTAAGCACACCTTCTTTTTATGCTTACCTTAAGATTAGTGAAGGATGTAACAGATCATGTAGTTTTTGTACAATTCCAGCCATTAGAGGAAAACTTAAAAGTTTTCCTTTGGAGATGCTCGTGCGAGAGGCAAAGCAACTTGCACAGAAAGGTGTGAAAGAAATTATTGTTGTATCACAGGATACGGTGTCCTATGGTTACGACTTAGAAGCTAAATCAATGCTCATAGAGCTGCTTCGATCTATTTCTGAAATAGAAGGTATTGAATGGATAAGATTGATGTATCTTTATCCTTCAGGAATAACAAAGAGTTTAATTGAAGAAATAGCTACGAATCAAAAAATTGTAAAATATTTTGATATTCCATTTCAACATAGTGAAGACCGTGTTTTAATGGCTATGCAACGAAATACTACTCGTTTACAACTGGAGAAACTTTTTGGTCATATTAGAGAACGCATTCCAGAAGCTGTTATCCGAGGAACAGTAATGGTAGGTTTTCCTCAGGAAAGGACAAAGGAATTTGATCAGCTTGTAAAATTTATTGAAAAATATCAACTAGAAAGAGTAGCGGTTTTTCCTTTTTCCTTAGAGGAAAAATCACCCATATATAAAAAAATTAATATAATTCATACTCCTTCATCTTCAACCATCAAGCGGCGCTACAATTTGTTAACTCAATTTTTGGATGAATTCTTAATTAAAAGCAATAGTAAGTTTATTGGTCAAACGGTAGCTGCCATAATTGAGAGTTTTGACAAGACTGAAAGACTCATCGTAGGAAGAACTTGTTATGATGCTCCAGAGATTGACTTTGATATGGTGATAGAATCATCATCTCCCTTTCATTTCAAAATCGGTCAAATCAGTAAAATAATAATTGATCATGTTAATTTTTATAGATTTTATGCATGTTTTAAAAAGAACTAA
- the ftsY gene encoding signal recognition particle-docking protein FtsY, whose translation MSLFSFFRKSSEEQLEESLKNTRTSAFQKIWKVITGKRQVDDEFLDELEEALLKADVGVKTTVEILNLFEKQVKQQRYNSEQELISILEGVIINILQQNNNIVDVTDESKKPFVYMIVGVNGVGKTTTIGKMAAQLNRAGKKVMLGAADTFRAAAVDQLRIWAQRAGVDLHEKGMGADPAAVAYETLSIAKARNYDVVIIDTAGRLHNKINLMNELAKIRRVMTKIIEDAPHEVLLVLDATTGQNAFEQAKQFTEITKVTGLVLTKLDGTAKGGVVIGVSHEYKLPVKFIGVGEKIDDLQVFDANSFVKALLKNV comes from the coding sequence ATGAGTTTATTTTCTTTTTTTAGAAAATCTTCTGAGGAGCAACTCGAGGAGAGTTTGAAAAATACTCGTACTTCTGCCTTTCAGAAAATTTGGAAAGTTATCACTGGAAAACGACAAGTTGATGACGAATTTCTAGATGAGCTTGAAGAAGCCTTACTCAAAGCTGACGTAGGTGTTAAAACGACAGTAGAAATCCTTAATTTATTTGAAAAACAAGTTAAACAACAAAGATACAATAGTGAACAAGAATTGATCTCAATTCTTGAGGGGGTAATTATCAATATTTTACAGCAAAATAACAACATTGTTGATGTTACTGATGAGAGTAAAAAACCTTTTGTATACATGATAGTAGGGGTAAATGGCGTAGGTAAAACGACAACTATTGGGAAAATGGCAGCTCAGTTAAATCGGGCAGGGAAAAAAGTGATGTTAGGGGCAGCTGATACTTTTCGTGCTGCTGCTGTTGACCAGCTAAGGATTTGGGCTCAGCGGGCAGGTGTAGATTTGCATGAAAAAGGCATGGGTGCCGATCCAGCTGCTGTAGCTTATGAAACTTTAAGCATAGCTAAAGCTAGAAATTACGACGTAGTGATCATAGACACAGCTGGAAGATTGCATAACAAAATTAACCTGATGAATGAACTTGCTAAAATTCGAAGAGTTATGACGAAAATTATCGAAGATGCTCCTCATGAGGTTTTGCTTGTATTGGATGCTACTACAGGTCAAAATGCTTTCGAACAGGCCAAACAATTCACAGAAATTACGAAAGTAACTGGTTTGGTACTTACTAAGCTTGACGGTACAGCTAAAGGAGGAGTCGTTATTGGAGTATCTCATGAATATAAATTACCTGTCAAATTCATTGGAGTTGGAGAAAAAATTGATGATCTTCAGGTTTTCGATGCTAATAGTTTCGTAAAAGCACTTCTAAAAAATGTCTGA
- a CDS encoding M23 family metallopeptidase produces the protein MKFYLTCFLFFFFISINSQYLLPIHSSECTIVSGFGEYRKTHYHFGWDFRTGNLKNKQIRSIANGYVSRIRCLSSSYGKVVEVKHSDGLTSLYAHLDKFTPLLDSVVRSYQYQKQQYDVIIDLDSGIYPVKKGQILGIAGNTGYSFGEHLHFELRDRNNILVHPSSLLRIKDEIPPVIKSINFYPMWKGLPIYPLRPISVSNTSNYAKISLPFGEYMIGLEAYDYQFYQGPTLPIYGWRVKINDTLYFQMEFNCLSIDEKNYVHVMYDPIAQITKRRINLAHPLLKEIKTPHVFMLERTLQLNPLSRFEISIETYDHNKNETSWKAIITASVDENLSSKNFISRKDEICFRSLNISFIIPSGALPGWVEKNQLWFKEINKKSCEVGFFYLPLLKPCTLIFFPINPNGKELLVITNEKNDTLDIIKPLIAKNDSLYFIIDKLGKYHLITDTIPPKLIKEPLFHHSEKTKARKICWIIKDVSKMISTYDIYVNDSWKLLEYDKKSDTFCLEMENWNLESKTLKIRVCDGVGNCFEKIYSF, from the coding sequence TTGAAATTTTATCTAACTTGCTTTCTTTTCTTTTTTTTCATATCTATTAATTCGCAATATTTATTACCCATTCATAGCAGTGAATGTACGATTGTCAGCGGATTTGGTGAATATCGCAAAACCCATTATCACTTTGGTTGGGATTTTAGGACGGGAAATCTAAAAAATAAGCAAATAAGATCAATCGCAAATGGTTATGTTTCTAGGATTCGATGTCTGTCATCTTCGTATGGAAAAGTAGTTGAAGTAAAACATTCAGACGGTCTTACATCATTGTATGCTCACTTAGATAAATTTACACCGTTACTTGATAGCGTCGTTCGTTCTTATCAGTATCAAAAACAACAATACGATGTTATCATAGATTTGGATTCCGGGATCTATCCTGTTAAAAAAGGACAGATTTTAGGTATAGCTGGCAACACCGGTTATAGTTTTGGCGAACACCTTCACTTTGAATTAAGGGACAGGAATAACATCCTAGTGCATCCTAGTTCGTTACTTAGAATCAAGGACGAAATACCACCTGTTATCAAAAGCATCAATTTTTATCCCATGTGGAAAGGTTTACCAATTTATCCACTTCGGCCCATATCGGTTTCAAACACATCTAATTATGCCAAAATTAGCTTGCCATTTGGTGAATATATGATTGGATTAGAAGCTTACGATTATCAGTTCTATCAAGGACCTACGTTACCTATCTATGGTTGGAGAGTTAAAATAAATGATACTTTGTATTTTCAAATGGAATTTAATTGCTTATCGATCGATGAAAAGAATTACGTCCATGTAATGTATGATCCTATTGCTCAAATTACTAAGCGTAGAATAAATTTAGCTCATCCTCTATTGAAAGAAATAAAAACTCCACATGTTTTTATGCTAGAACGCACTTTGCAATTAAATCCCTTATCTAGATTCGAAATATCTATCGAGACTTATGATCATAATAAAAACGAAACATCATGGAAAGCTATTATTACTGCGTCAGTGGATGAAAATTTATCTTCAAAAAATTTTATATCGAGAAAAGATGAAATTTGTTTTCGTTCCTTAAATATCTCTTTTATTATTCCCTCAGGAGCTTTGCCAGGATGGGTAGAAAAAAATCAATTGTGGTTCAAAGAAATAAACAAGAAATCTTGTGAAGTGGGATTTTTTTATTTACCGTTATTAAAACCTTGTACTCTTATTTTTTTCCCTATTAATCCAAATGGCAAAGAATTGCTCGTAATAACGAATGAGAAAAATGATACACTCGATATCATAAAGCCATTAATAGCAAAGAATGATTCCTTGTATTTTATAATAGATAAGTTAGGAAAATATCACTTAATTACAGATACGATTCCACCAAAATTAATCAAAGAGCCATTGTTTCATCATTCAGAAAAGACAAAAGCGAGGAAGATATGTTGGATCATAAAAGACGTATCAAAAATGATTTCTACGTATGATATTTATGTAAATGATTCGTGGAAATTGCTTGAATACGATAAGAAAAGCGATACTTTTTGTTTGGAAATGGAGAATTGGAATCTTGAGAGTAAAACTCTTAAAATAAGAGTATGCGACGGAGTAGGGAACTGCTTTGAAAAAATATACTCTTTTTAA
- a CDS encoding tetratricopeptide repeat protein has protein sequence MSFIKIKWFLNILLFAFLFSQCRTYKAPTDEASELMKKAYQLLVKKQYQKSIYAFTELIQKYPEYAEAYAYRGLCKYFLKDYEGAINDYNKALEIQPNFAEVYDLRGIARGELGDSKGACEDWRRAFELGLKDAFALIKVFCWDEEKQKVN, from the coding sequence ATGTCATTCATCAAAATAAAATGGTTTTTAAATATTTTATTGTTTGCTTTTTTATTTTCACAGTGCAGAACTTATAAAGCTCCTACAGATGAAGCTTCTGAGCTCATGAAAAAGGCTTATCAACTTTTGGTTAAAAAACAATATCAAAAAAGTATTTATGCGTTTACTGAGCTTATCCAAAAATACCCAGAATATGCTGAAGCTTATGCTTATCGCGGGTTATGTAAGTATTTTCTCAAAGATTACGAAGGGGCAATCAACGACTATAATAAAGCTTTAGAAATTCAACCTAATTTTGCTGAAGTATATGATTTGAGAGGAATTGCACGGGGTGAATTGGGTGATTCAAAAGGTGCCTGTGAAGATTGGAGAAGAGCATTTGAACTTGGTCTAAAAGATGCTTTTGCACTAATAAAAGTTTTTTGCTGGGATGAAGAAAAACAAAAAGTGAATTGA
- a CDS encoding HDIG domain-containing protein — protein sequence MISRDQALQILETHVKNPKMIMHCLASEVVMRALARRLGQDEDMWGIAGLLHDIDVEITHADPNKHGTLVRELLSNYDVPKEVLEAISRHNEVSSVTPRQTMLDHALAAGETITGLIFATALVYPDKKISSVKPSSVVKRMKEKHFAASVKRENIMECELIGLSIQEFTEIALEAMKKEEYLFQLV from the coding sequence ATGATATCAAGGGATCAGGCTTTGCAAATCTTGGAAACCCACGTTAAAAATCCTAAAATGATTATGCATTGCTTAGCTTCAGAAGTTGTTATGCGTGCTCTTGCACGAAGACTAGGGCAGGACGAGGATATGTGGGGGATAGCTGGCTTGCTACATGATATTGATGTAGAAATTACCCACGCAGATCCTAATAAACACGGAACTTTGGTGCGGGAATTATTGAGTAATTATGATGTTCCTAAAGAAGTGTTGGAAGCAATATCTCGTCATAATGAAGTCTCTTCGGTAACTCCGAGGCAAACCATGTTGGATCATGCACTTGCTGCAGGAGAAACAATCACCGGACTTATTTTTGCAACGGCACTGGTTTACCCTGATAAAAAAATCAGCAGTGTTAAACCCTCCTCTGTCGTAAAAAGAATGAAGGAGAAACATTTTGCTGCTAGTGTTAAAAGAGAAAACATCATGGAATGTGAATTAATTGGCTTATCCATACAGGAGTTTACTGAAATTGCTCTCGAAGCTATGAAAAAAGAAGAATATCTTTTCCAACTGGTATGA